One stretch of Dokdonia sp. Hel_I_53 DNA includes these proteins:
- a CDS encoding YebC/PmpR family DNA-binding transcriptional regulator: MGRAFEFRKARKMKRWSAMSKAFTRIGKDIVMAVKEGGPDPDSNSRLRAVIQNAKAVNMPKDNVERAIKRASDKSQGDYKEVIFEGYAPHGIAILVETATDNNTRTVANVRAAFNKCDGSLGTSGSVVFMFDHTCTFRVNAEGQDVEEIELEFIDFGAEEVFEDEDGIHIYAPFESYGAIQNALEEKEIEILESGFDRIPQVTKEISPEQEEDVNKLLERLEEDDDVQNVFHTMKSSHTEEE; the protein is encoded by the coding sequence ATGGGAAGAGCATTCGAATTTAGGAAAGCACGTAAAATGAAGCGCTGGAGCGCCATGTCTAAAGCTTTTACAAGAATAGGTAAAGATATTGTGATGGCAGTAAAAGAGGGCGGCCCAGATCCAGATTCCAACTCTCGCTTACGCGCTGTTATACAAAATGCAAAGGCTGTTAACATGCCTAAGGATAATGTAGAGCGAGCTATCAAAAGAGCTTCAGATAAAAGCCAAGGGGATTATAAAGAGGTAATTTTTGAAGGGTATGCACCTCATGGCATTGCCATATTAGTTGAAACTGCTACAGATAATAACACAAGAACTGTTGCAAATGTACGTGCAGCTTTTAATAAATGTGATGGTAGCCTAGGAACATCTGGCTCCGTTGTGTTCATGTTTGACCATACATGTACCTTCAGAGTTAACGCTGAGGGACAGGATGTAGAAGAGATTGAATTAGAATTTATAGACTTTGGTGCTGAAGAAGTATTTGAAGATGAAGATGGCATACATATATATGCACCCTTTGAAAGTTATGGAGCGATTCAAAACGCACTAGAAGAAAAGGAAATAGAAATTCTTGAGTCTGGTTTTGACAGGATCCCTCAGGTTACTAAGGAGATATCTCCAGAACAAGAAGAGGATGTAAATAAACTCTTAGAACGATTAGAAGAAGATGATGATGTGCAAAATGTTTTCCACACAATGAAGTCATCCCATACTGAAGAAGAGTAG
- a CDS encoding zinc metalloprotease — protein MKKILVCLAIAGFAFTSCENEQEIANVDEQQVDMGDFYLYTDADDSTGRAQGGRDCHSMKVLNKKLNENPGLYASMYDVEKNVRSIIGARTNAKGKPGGGGNGGNDGGGGTPVEDNLGVINIPVVVHVLYNTSSENISDAQIASQMAVLNGDFNLQNNDASSIPSLFAPLAADTDINFNLVQTIRKASSRTSWGTNDAMKSSASGGSDVVSPDTHLNIWVCNIGGGILGYAQFPGGAAATDGVVVAPQYFGTTGTAQAPFNGGRTATHEVGHYLNLRHIWGDGRCKQDDFVADTPSSDGPNYGCPSFPTTNCRSTDMTMNYMDYTNDACMNMFSQGQKERMRALFAPGSVRDGFTN, from the coding sequence ATGAAAAAAATTTTAGTATGCCTTGCAATTGCCGGATTTGCTTTTACATCTTGTGAAAATGAACAAGAGATTGCAAATGTTGATGAGCAACAAGTTGATATGGGTGATTTCTACCTTTATACTGATGCCGATGATTCAACAGGAAGAGCACAAGGTGGAAGAGATTGTCACTCTATGAAAGTTCTTAACAAAAAACTAAACGAAAATCCAGGTTTATACGCAAGCATGTATGATGTAGAGAAAAACGTACGTTCTATCATAGGCGCACGAACGAACGCTAAAGGTAAGCCAGGAGGTGGTGGTAATGGTGGCAACGACGGTGGCGGAGGCACTCCAGTTGAAGATAATCTAGGCGTTATTAATATTCCAGTTGTAGTGCATGTTTTATATAATACTAGTTCTGAAAATATTAGTGATGCACAAATTGCTTCACAAATGGCTGTATTAAATGGTGATTTTAATCTTCAAAATAACGATGCGTCTTCTATTCCTTCTCTTTTTGCTCCTTTAGCAGCAGATACTGATATTAATTTTAATCTTGTTCAAACAATCAGAAAAGCATCTTCAAGAACCTCTTGGGGAACTAATGATGCTATGAAATCTTCTGCAAGCGGTGGGTCTGATGTTGTATCTCCAGACACACACTTGAACATATGGGTTTGTAATATTGGTGGTGGAATTTTAGGTTATGCTCAATTCCCTGGTGGTGCAGCAGCAACTGATGGTGTAGTTGTAGCTCCTCAGTACTTCGGAACAACAGGTACTGCTCAAGCTCCATTTAATGGAGGTCGTACAGCAACTCATGAGGTGGGTCACTACTTAAACCTACGTCATATTTGGGGAGACGGTCGTTGTAAGCAAGATGATTTTGTTGCAGATACGCCAAGCTCAGATGGACCTAACTATGGTTGCCCATCTTTCCCTACGACAAATTGTAGATCTACAGACATGACAATGAATTACATGGATTATACAAATGATGCATGTATGAATATGTTCTCTCAAGGTCAGAAAGAAAGAATGAGAGCTTTATTTGCACCAGGAAGTGTACGTGATGGCTTTACAAACTAA
- the rpsA gene encoding 30S ribosomal protein S1, whose protein sequence is MAEETTKQELEAKQDGVTEAQVEAQVEKTDIAEAKTAEAPKAELSPAQENPEKFLKDFNWEKYEEGIDTVDDKQLEEFEALVASNFVDTLDDDVVEGTVITLTDRDAIIDINAKSEGVISLNEFRYNPDLKVGDKVEVLIDVREDSTGQLILSHRKARVIKAWDRVNAAHDEGTIVNGFVKARTKGGMIVDVFGIEAFLPGSQIDVKPIRDYDQYVNKTMEFKVVKINHEFKNVVVSHKALIEADIEEQKKEIIGQLEKGQVLEGVVKNITSYGVFVDLGGVDGLVHITDLSWSRINHPNEIVELDQKLNVVILDFDEDKTRIQLGLKQLSKHPWEALGEELKVGDNVKGKVVVIADYGAFIEVEEGVEGLIHVSEMSWSTHLRSAGDFVKVGDVVDAQILTLDREDRKMSLGIKQLTQDPWTDITSKYPVGSRHEGIVRNFTNFGVFVELEEGIDGLIYISDLSWTKKIKHPSEFCEVGDKLEVVVLELDVEGRKLSLGHKQIETNPWDKYEAEFKVGTTHKAAITDVVDKGATIEFNEDITAFIPTRHLEKEDGTKLGKGDEAEFQIIEFNKDFKRVVASHMVIHKEEEAKIVKQAAKKAKAQSDESKPTLGDANEALAALKKKMEGGK, encoded by the coding sequence ATGGCTGAAGAAACAACAAAACAAGAACTTGAAGCAAAACAAGACGGTGTCACTGAGGCGCAAGTCGAAGCTCAAGTAGAGAAAACGGACATTGCAGAAGCAAAAACTGCAGAGGCTCCAAAAGCAGAGCTTTCACCAGCTCAAGAAAATCCTGAGAAATTTTTGAAAGATTTTAACTGGGAGAAGTATGAGGAAGGTATTGACACAGTAGATGACAAGCAGCTCGAAGAATTTGAAGCGCTTGTAGCAAGTAACTTTGTAGATACACTTGATGATGACGTGGTAGAGGGAACTGTAATTACACTTACAGATCGTGATGCAATTATCGATATCAACGCAAAGTCTGAAGGTGTAATCTCTCTTAATGAGTTCCGTTACAATCCAGATCTTAAAGTAGGTGATAAAGTAGAGGTACTTATAGACGTACGTGAAGATTCTACTGGACAATTAATTTTATCGCACCGTAAGGCGCGTGTTATCAAAGCATGGGATCGTGTTAACGCGGCTCACGATGAAGGAACTATCGTAAACGGTTTTGTAAAAGCACGTACTAAAGGTGGTATGATTGTAGATGTTTTTGGTATCGAAGCATTCTTACCAGGGTCACAAATAGACGTTAAGCCTATCCGTGATTACGATCAGTATGTAAATAAAACAATGGAATTTAAAGTGGTTAAGATTAACCATGAATTCAAAAACGTTGTTGTCTCTCATAAAGCGCTTATCGAAGCAGATATTGAAGAGCAGAAAAAAGAAATCATTGGACAGCTTGAAAAAGGTCAAGTACTTGAGGGTGTTGTTAAAAACATCACTTCATACGGAGTATTTGTTGATCTTGGAGGAGTTGATGGACTGGTACACATTACAGACCTTTCTTGGTCACGTATCAACCACCCGAACGAAATCGTTGAGCTTGATCAGAAATTGAATGTTGTAATTCTTGATTTTGATGAAGATAAAACACGTATCCAATTAGGTCTTAAGCAATTATCTAAGCATCCTTGGGAAGCTTTAGGTGAAGAACTTAAGGTTGGAGATAACGTAAAAGGTAAAGTAGTTGTAATCGCAGATTATGGTGCATTTATTGAAGTTGAAGAAGGAGTAGAAGGTCTTATACACGTTTCTGAAATGTCATGGTCAACTCACTTACGCAGTGCAGGTGACTTTGTAAAAGTAGGTGATGTAGTAGATGCTCAAATTCTTACTTTAGATCGTGAAGATCGTAAGATGAGTCTCGGTATCAAGCAACTTACGCAAGATCCTTGGACAGATATTACCTCTAAGTATCCTGTAGGTTCGCGTCACGAAGGTATCGTACGTAACTTTACAAACTTTGGTGTGTTTGTTGAGCTTGAAGAAGGTATTGACGGATTGATTTATATCTCAGACCTTTCTTGGACTAAGAAAATCAAGCATCCATCAGAATTCTGTGAGGTTGGTGATAAATTAGAAGTTGTGGTTCTTGAGCTAGATGTTGAAGGACGTAAACTATCTCTTGGTCACAAGCAAATAGAAACTAATCCTTGGGATAAATATGAAGCTGAATTTAAAGTAGGAACAACTCATAAAGCTGCCATCACGGATGTTGTAGATAAAGGAGCTACTATTGAATTTAATGAGGATATTACTGCCTTCATTCCTACACGTCATCTTGAAAAAGAAGATGGAACTAAATTAGGAAAAGGAGATGAGGCTGAATTCCAAATTATAGAATTTAATAAGGACTTTAAGCGTGTAGTTGCTTCTCATATGGTTATCCATAAAGAAGAAGAGGCTAAGATCGTTAAGCAAGCTGCTAAGAAAGCTAAAGCTCAGTCAGATGAGTCTAAGCCTACTTTAGGAGATGCAAACGAAGCTCTTGCAGCTCTTAAAAAGAAAATGGAAGGAGGAAAGTAA
- a CDS encoding deoxyhypusine synthase family protein gives MNTKGAISQFIEKYYLHFNAASVVDAAKGYEAQLVKGSKMLVSLAGAMSTAEIGKIFAEMIRQKKVHIISCTGANLEEDIMNLVAHSHYKRVPNYRDLTAQDEWDLLEKGLNRVTDTCIPEEEAFRRIQDHIVKIWKDAEAAGERYLPHEYMYKLLLSGVLEQYYEIDLKDSWMYAAAEANLPIICPGWEDSTMGNIFASYVVKGELKANTMKSGIEYMTFLADWYTENSSQGIGFFQIGGGIAGDFPICVVPMLYQDLERTDTPFWSYFCQISDSTTSYGSYSGAVPNEKITWGKLDMDTPKFIIESDATIVAPLIFAYLLDM, from the coding sequence ATGAATACTAAAGGAGCTATATCTCAATTTATTGAAAAATACTATTTGCACTTTAATGCTGCATCTGTAGTAGATGCCGCAAAAGGATACGAAGCACAGCTTGTCAAGGGATCAAAGATGCTAGTCTCTCTTGCTGGAGCTATGAGCACCGCAGAAATAGGTAAAATATTTGCTGAAATGATTCGTCAAAAGAAAGTGCATATTATCTCTTGTACAGGCGCAAATCTAGAAGAAGACATTATGAATCTTGTGGCACACAGTCACTACAAACGTGTTCCTAATTATAGAGATCTCACAGCTCAAGATGAGTGGGACTTATTAGAAAAAGGACTCAACCGTGTGACAGACACTTGTATTCCAGAAGAAGAAGCTTTTAGACGTATTCAAGACCATATTGTAAAAATTTGGAAGGACGCAGAGGCTGCAGGCGAGCGCTATTTGCCTCACGAGTATATGTATAAACTTTTGTTATCTGGAGTTTTAGAACAGTACTACGAAATTGATCTTAAAGACAGCTGGATGTATGCTGCTGCAGAAGCAAACTTACCTATCATATGTCCAGGATGGGAGGATAGTACCATGGGAAATATCTTTGCCAGCTACGTAGTAAAAGGAGAGCTTAAAGCTAACACTATGAAGTCTGGTATTGAATACATGACTTTTCTAGCAGATTGGTATACAGAGAATTCCTCTCAAGGAATAGGCTTTTTCCAAATAGGAGGAGGTATTGCTGGGGATTTCCCTATATGTGTAGTTCCTATGCTTTATCAAGATCTTGAGCGTACAGATACTCCTTTTTGGAGTTACTTCTGCCAGATAAGTGACTCTACAACAAGTTATGGATCTTATTCCGGTGCTGTTCCTAATGAGAAAATAACTTGGGGAAAACTAGATATGGATACGCCAAAATTTATTATAGAAAGTGATGCTACAATTGTAGCCCCTCTCATATTTGCTTACCTATTAGACATGTAA
- the cmk gene encoding (d)CMP kinase: protein MKITIAIDGYSSTGKSTVAKQLADWLEYIYVDTGAMYRAVTLYAMQQGLIADGFFDKEALIKKLDQIKITFTRDTTSGKAEVCLNGKNVEQDIRNLEVSSFVSPIATVSEVRSKLVEQQQHMGEEKGIVMDGRDIGTVVFPNAELKIFMTASAAERAKRRYNELVERGDDVNYESVLANVQERDHIDTTREDSPLVKANDAIEIDNTETNIDDQFHTILQLAKDRIAKRI, encoded by the coding sequence ATGAAAATTACCATCGCCATTGACGGCTATTCATCTACAGGAAAGAGTACAGTAGCAAAACAATTAGCAGACTGGTTAGAATATATTTACGTAGATACAGGAGCAATGTACCGTGCCGTAACTTTATATGCTATGCAGCAAGGTCTTATAGCAGATGGTTTTTTTGACAAAGAGGCACTTATTAAAAAGCTAGATCAAATTAAGATAACATTTACTCGTGATACAACATCTGGAAAAGCAGAAGTCTGTTTAAATGGAAAAAATGTTGAGCAAGATATTAGAAATCTTGAGGTTTCCTCCTTTGTAAGCCCCATTGCGACAGTTTCTGAGGTGCGCTCTAAGTTAGTCGAGCAACAACAGCATATGGGAGAAGAGAAGGGTATTGTTATGGATGGTCGTGACATTGGTACCGTTGTTTTTCCTAATGCAGAATTAAAAATATTCATGACAGCAAGTGCAGCAGAACGTGCAAAAAGACGCTATAATGAATTAGTAGAACGTGGAGATGATGTTAATTACGAATCTGTACTGGCAAATGTACAAGAGCGTGATCATATTGATACCACTCGTGAGGATTCACCACTCGTAAAAGCAAACGATGCTATTGAAATTGATAATACAGAAACTAACATAGACGATCAATTTCATACCATTTTACAACTGGCAAAAGATCGTATCGCAAAGCGCATTTAA
- a CDS encoding 4a-hydroxytetrahydrobiopterin dehydratase: protein MKLTNEQIKNRLEDFPDWEHDENAIHTTIEFENFREVFATMTRIAFECEKMDHHPTWTNTYNELEISLSTHDADGVTEKDFDLAAAIDDILGA from the coding sequence ATGAAACTTACAAACGAGCAAATTAAAAACAGGCTAGAAGATTTTCCGGATTGGGAACATGACGAGAATGCTATACATACAACCATCGAGTTTGAAAATTTTCGCGAGGTGTTTGCAACAATGACGCGCATTGCTTTTGAGTGTGAAAAAATGGACCACCACCCTACTTGGACGAATACCTACAACGAATTGGAAATTTCATTAAGTACACATGACGCTGATGGCGTTACAGAAAAAGATTTTGATCTTGCCGCCGCTATAGACGATATTTTAGGTGCATAA
- a CDS encoding arginine decarboxylase, producing the protein MKTKYIDLIDQTYYFPQEEFTLNKNSLAFHGIDLMDLVEQYGAPLKFTYLPKISDNIQRAKKWFGTAIKNNNYDGDYHYCYCTKSSHFKHVLHEATKNNIHIETSSAFDINIVENLKAEGKITDETYVISNGFKRDQYIKNIARLINKGHKNAIPVIDNYEEIDLLSAEIDGSFNVGIRIASEEEPKFEFYTSRLGIGYKNIVPFFNSQIKDNPKVSLKMLHFFINTGIRDTAYYWNELMKCIKVYINLKKVCPSLDSLNIGGGFPIKNSLAFEYDYEYMINEIIVQIKNACDDAGVKVPHIFTEFGSFTVGESGGAIYEVLYQKQQNDREKWNMINSSFITTMPDTWAINKRFIMLAINRWNEEYERVLLGGLTCDSDDYYNSEQHMNAIYMPKYKKEKPLYIGFFNTGAYQESIGGFGGLQHCLIPSPKHILIDRDTDGNLTTEIFAVQQTSDQLLSILGY; encoded by the coding sequence ATGAAAACTAAATACATTGATCTCATCGATCAAACTTATTATTTTCCACAAGAAGAATTTACATTAAATAAAAACTCTTTAGCGTTTCACGGTATTGACTTAATGGATCTTGTTGAGCAATATGGAGCTCCTTTAAAATTTACCTATCTACCTAAGATCTCTGATAATATTCAACGTGCAAAAAAATGGTTTGGAACGGCGATCAAAAACAATAACTATGATGGGGATTACCATTATTGTTATTGCACTAAGAGTTCGCACTTTAAACACGTACTCCATGAAGCGACAAAAAATAATATCCATATTGAAACCTCATCTGCATTTGACATCAATATTGTAGAAAATCTTAAGGCTGAAGGAAAAATAACGGATGAAACCTACGTTATCTCTAATGGTTTTAAAAGAGACCAGTATATAAAAAATATCGCTCGACTTATTAATAAAGGACATAAAAATGCGATACCCGTTATTGATAATTATGAAGAAATTGATCTTCTAAGTGCAGAAATAGATGGGAGTTTCAATGTAGGTATACGCATAGCATCAGAAGAAGAACCTAAATTTGAATTCTATACCTCGCGATTAGGTATTGGTTATAAGAACATCGTGCCCTTTTTCAACAGTCAAATTAAAGACAACCCAAAGGTATCACTTAAGATGTTGCACTTCTTTATCAACACGGGAATACGAGACACGGCATATTACTGGAACGAATTGATGAAATGTATCAAAGTATATATTAATCTTAAAAAAGTATGCCCAAGTCTAGATAGTCTTAACATAGGTGGTGGATTCCCAATTAAAAATTCGCTCGCTTTTGAATATGACTATGAGTATATGATTAACGAGATTATAGTGCAGATAAAAAACGCATGTGACGATGCAGGTGTTAAAGTACCACACATTTTTACAGAATTTGGCAGTTTTACTGTTGGCGAGAGTGGTGGTGCCATTTATGAAGTACTTTACCAAAAACAACAAAATGATCGTGAAAAATGGAATATGATTAACTCTTCATTTATCACCACAATGCCAGATACATGGGCAATTAATAAGAGATTTATTATGCTTGCCATTAATCGATGGAACGAAGAATACGAGCGAGTTTTACTAGGAGGACTCACTTGCGACAGTGATGATTATTACAATAGTGAACAACACATGAACGCTATCTATATGCCTAAGTATAAGAAGGAAAAGCCGCTCTATATCGGATTTTTCAATACAGGCGCATATCAAGAGAGTATCGGTGGTTTTGGAGGGTTGCAACACTGTCTCATTCCTAGCCCTAAACATATATTAATTGATAGGGATACAGATGGAAATCTCACCACAGAAATTTTTGCAGTACAACAAACAAGTGACCAATTATTAAGTATCTTAGGGTACTAA
- the speB gene encoding agmatinase, producing the protein MRTYAGIPQEYAQAEKAKIVLLPVPYDGTSTWGKGADKGPEAFLQASENMELYDIETESEVYKQGIYLADPITENSSPEEMVAAVHKEVKENIKRNKFVTTFGGEHSVSIGAIRAFNETFDNLTVLQLDAHADLRESYDGSKCNHACALYEANQTTNLVQVGIRSMDAIEKTVMNEDNVFFAHEMVNDEYWSDTAIEAMTDNVYITIDLDAFDPSILPATGTPEPGGLFWYETLDFLRHVFKEKNVVGFDIMELCPNAHSKPSDFAAAKLYYKLLSYKFEQQDADDEYEMTGLQEKSKKVNSEEDDYNEY; encoded by the coding sequence ATGAGAACGTACGCAGGTATTCCGCAAGAATATGCACAAGCTGAAAAGGCTAAAATTGTTTTACTTCCAGTGCCTTACGATGGTACGAGCACTTGGGGAAAAGGAGCAGATAAAGGTCCAGAAGCCTTTTTACAAGCTTCAGAAAACATGGAACTTTACGACATTGAAACCGAAAGCGAAGTATACAAGCAGGGCATATACCTAGCAGATCCTATTACAGAGAATTCTTCTCCAGAGGAGATGGTTGCTGCGGTACACAAAGAAGTAAAAGAAAATATTAAACGTAATAAGTTTGTAACTACTTTTGGTGGAGAACATTCTGTATCTATAGGTGCTATACGAGCATTTAATGAGACTTTTGATAACCTTACCGTATTGCAGCTAGATGCACATGCAGATCTACGCGAGTCTTACGACGGATCAAAGTGCAACCACGCCTGTGCATTATATGAGGCAAATCAAACTACAAATCTTGTGCAAGTTGGTATTCGTAGTATGGATGCCATTGAAAAGACCGTAATGAATGAAGACAATGTGTTTTTTGCTCATGAAATGGTTAATGATGAGTATTGGTCAGATACCGCAATAGAGGCGATGACAGACAATGTGTATATCACAATTGATCTCGATGCTTTTGATCCGTCAATTCTCCCTGCAACTGGTACACCAGAACCAGGAGGCTTATTTTGGTATGAAACCTTAGATTTTTTAAGACACGTTTTTAAAGAAAAAAATGTTGTGGGATTTGATATCATGGAGTTATGCCCTAACGCGCATAGCAAACCATCAGACTTTGCCGCAGCAAAATTATACTATAAATTACTCTCTTATAAGTTTGAACAACAAGATGCAGATGATGAGTATGAAATGACCGGTTTGCAAGAAAAATCCAAAAAAGTTAACTCAGAAGAAGACGATTATAATGAATACTAA
- a CDS encoding porin family protein, whose protein sequence is MKKIFLSVAFVAATFITVNAQETTFGLKGGVNFASINGDDLDDLDGRTSFHVGAVANFGLTEAFAIQPEVVYSSQGASEEFEGDDINYRLNYINIPVLADYTFAEGFSAQFGPQFGINVSSDVEFDGDTEDLEDVETLDLGLAGGLQYSLDQGIFFQARYTLGLNNIFDFEDADAKNGVFALSVGYNF, encoded by the coding sequence ATGAAAAAAATTTTTTTATCTGTAGCATTTGTTGCTGCGACATTTATTACAGTAAACGCTCAAGAAACAACTTTCGGTCTTAAAGGAGGTGTAAACTTTGCATCAATTAACGGAGACGATTTAGATGATTTAGACGGGAGAACTAGTTTCCATGTTGGTGCTGTTGCAAACTTTGGTTTAACAGAGGCATTTGCGATACAACCAGAAGTTGTTTATTCTTCTCAAGGAGCATCCGAGGAATTTGAAGGTGATGATATAAATTATAGATTAAACTACATAAATATTCCTGTTTTAGCAGATTATACTTTTGCAGAGGGATTTAGCGCGCAATTCGGACCTCAGTTTGGTATTAATGTGAGTTCTGACGTTGAATTTGACGGGGATACAGAGGATTTAGAGGATGTTGAGACTTTAGATTTAGGTTTAGCAGGTGGTTTGCAGTACAGCTTAGATCAAGGGATTTTCTTTCAAGCGAGATATACTTTAGGATTAAATAATATTTTTGATTTTGAAGATGCAGATGCTAAGAATGGCGTATTTGCTTTATCTGTAGGTTACAATTTCTAA
- the porQ gene encoding type IX secretion system protein PorQ yields MKNLVLLLFLVTSFVAKSQLGGRATYQFLNLMSSPRQAAMGGKVITNYDYDPDSAIYNPANINYKMDNQLAVNYVNYLSDINYGTASYAYMWDRRTQVFHAGVTYINYGNFDGRDENGNATGNFGGNEAALSLGYAVNVPNTNFHVGANFKLITSTLAEYSSAGIALDIGTTYNFEEWDLNAAVVVRNLGTQLTPYVDTYENLPLEIDAGISQILPNVPIRWHLTFENLQLWNIAFENESRSTTDLDGNVTEEKIGFLDNVVRHTIIGIELFPRGGFNLRLGYNFRRSEELRLINQRSFAGISAGFGIKINKMRFNYAYARYNGAAASSFFGIGIDLQ; encoded by the coding sequence ATGAAAAATCTAGTACTACTTCTTTTTTTAGTAACGTCTTTTGTGGCAAAAAGCCAATTAGGGGGGAGGGCCACCTACCAGTTTCTCAACTTAATGTCATCTCCAAGACAAGCTGCAATGGGCGGAAAGGTCATCACAAACTATGACTATGATCCAGATTCTGCCATATACAATCCAGCCAATATAAACTATAAAATGGATAATCAATTAGCTGTAAACTATGTCAACTATCTTTCTGACATAAATTACGGTACTGCATCTTATGCCTACATGTGGGATAGGCGTACGCAAGTTTTTCATGCTGGTGTAACATATATCAATTATGGTAATTTTGATGGAAGGGATGAAAATGGAAATGCTACTGGAAATTTTGGCGGGAATGAAGCAGCACTTTCTTTAGGTTATGCCGTAAATGTTCCAAATACAAACTTTCATGTTGGTGCAAATTTTAAATTAATAACCTCTACTCTTGCAGAGTATTCCTCTGCTGGGATAGCTCTAGATATTGGGACCACCTACAATTTTGAAGAATGGGACTTAAATGCAGCCGTCGTAGTAAGAAATTTAGGAACGCAGTTAACTCCTTATGTAGACACCTATGAAAACCTTCCTTTAGAAATAGACGCAGGGATTTCGCAAATTCTTCCCAACGTACCAATACGATGGCACCTCACCTTTGAAAATTTACAATTGTGGAATATTGCTTTCGAAAATGAATCTAGAAGTACTACAGATCTTGATGGAAATGTGACAGAAGAAAAGATAGGTTTTTTAGATAATGTGGTGCGTCATACTATAATCGGGATTGAGCTTTTCCCTCGAGGAGGTTTTAACCTACGATTAGGTTATAATTTTCGTCGTAGTGAAGAGTTGCGACTCATAAATCAGCGTAGTTTTGCTGGTATAAGTGCAGGGTTTGGAATCAAAATTAATAAAATGCGTTTTAATTATGCTTACGCTCGCTATAATGGTGCAGCGGCGAGCAGTTTTTTTGGAATAGGTATCGACCTACAATAG
- a CDS encoding DUF4345 domain-containing protein: MSKLPQNLHLGVSSFIVLLMAFVYGANPSGILPYIFGFEVEDIELKNIFRAIMGLYMAFGGYWIYGLFHKSHWRSATLANILFMSGLVFGRVLSTILDGWSPQYGIGMVGEAVLMWWGYWNLKYYK, encoded by the coding sequence ATGTCAAAATTACCTCAAAACCTCCACCTAGGTGTATCTTCTTTTATTGTGCTACTGATGGCCTTTGTTTATGGAGCAAATCCAAGTGGAATTTTACCTTATATTTTTGGTTTTGAAGTAGAAGATATAGAGCTTAAAAATATCTTTAGGGCGATTATGGGGCTCTATATGGCTTTTGGAGGATATTGGATTTACGGACTGTTCCATAAAAGTCATTGGAGGTCTGCTACATTAGCTAATATTTTATTTATGAGCGGTCTCGTCTTTGGTAGAGTACTAAGTACTATCCTAGATGGTTGGTCACCTCAATATGGTATTGGCATGGTAGGTGAGGCTGTCTTAATGTGGTGGGGGTATTGGAACTTAAAATACTATAAGTAA